In a genomic window of Mustela nigripes isolate SB6536 chromosome 8, MUSNIG.SB6536, whole genome shotgun sequence:
- the MMP11 gene encoding stromelysin-3 isoform X1: MARAAGFRGAVLRVLLLPLLLLLLPPPPLLARAPRPLDAHRRHPLRKGSQPWHEAASGSLAPAPTAQESPQPASSPRPPRCGVPDPPDGLSARNRQKRFVLSGGRWEKTDLTYRILRFPWQLVREQVRQTVAEALQVWSEVTPLTFTEVHEGHADITIDFTRYWHGDNLPFDGPGGILAHAFFPKTHREGDVHFDYDETWTIGNNQGTDLLQVAAHEFGHVLGLQHTTAAKALMSPFYTFRYPLSLSPDDRRGIQHLYGRPRPAPTSKPPAVGPQPGVDTNEIAPLEPEAPPDACEATFDAVSTIRGELFFFKAGFVWRLRGGRLQPGYPALASRHWQGLPSPVDAAFEDAQGHIWFFQGAQYWVYNGEKPVLGPAPISELGLLGSPIQAALAWGPEKNKIYFFGGGDYWRFHLSTGRVDSPVPRRATDWRGVPPEIDAAFRDADGYAYFLRGRLYWKFDPVKVKALEGFPRLVGPDFFGCTEPANTFR; this comes from the exons ATGGCACGGGCCGCCGGGTTTCGCGGCGCGGTCCTGCGCGTCCTCCTGCTCccgctgctgctgttgctgctcccgccgccgccgctgctggcCCGGGCCCCGCGGCCCCTG GATGCACACCGCCGCCACCCTCTGAGGAAGGGGTCACAGCCCTGGCATGAAGCAGCTTCCGGCAGCCTGGCACCTGCCCCTACTGCCCAGGAGAGTCCCCAGCCTGCCAGCAGCCCCAGACCCCCCCGCTGCGGTGTGCCTGACCCGCCTGATGGGTTGAGCGCCCGCAACCGACAAAAGCGGTTCGTGCTGTCAGGCGGGCGCTGGGAAAAAACGGACCTCACCTACAG gatCCTCCGGTTCCCATGGCAGCTGGTGCGGGAGCAGGTGCGGCAGACGGTAGCAGAGGCCCTGCAGGTGTGGAGCGAGGTGACACCACTCACCTTCACCGAGGTGCATGAGGGCCACGCTGACATCACAATCGACTTCACCAG GTACTGGCATGGGGACAACCTGCCATTTGATGGGCCCGGGGGAATCCTGGCTCATGCCTTTTTCCCTAAGACCCATCGAGAAGGAGATGTCCACTTCGACTACGACGAGACCTGGACTATCGGGAACAACCAGG GCACAGACCTCCTGCAGGTGGCGGCCCATGAATTTGGCCATGTGCTGGGGCTGCAGCACACGACAGCTGCTAAGGCACTTATGTCCCCCTTCTACACCTTCCGCTACCCGCTGAGCCTCAGTCCAGATGACCGCAGGGGCATCCAGCACCTCTACGGGCGACCACGGCCAGCCCCCACCTCCAAGCCCCCAGCTGTTGGCCCCCAGCCCGGGGTGGACACCAACGAGATTGCCCCGCTGGAG CCGGAAGCCCCGCCGGATGCCTGCGAGGCCACCTTTGATGCGGTCTCTACCATCCGTGGCGAGCTCTTCTTCTTCAAGGCGGGCTTCGTGTGGCGGCTGCGTGGGGGCCGGCTGCAGCCTGGCTACCCGGCGCTGGCTTCTCGCCACTGGCAGGGACTGCCCAGCCCTGTGGATGCAGCCTTTGAAGATGCCCAGGGCCACATCTGGTTCTTCCAAG GTGCTCAGTACTGGGTGTACAATGGTGAGAAGCCAGTCCTGGGCCCTGCACCCATCTCTGAGCTGGGCCTGCTGGGGTCCCCCATCCAGGCCGCCTTGGCCTGGGGTCCTGAGAAGAACAAGATCTACTTCTTCGGAGGCGGAGACTACTGGCGCTTCCACCTCAGCACCGGCCGGGTAGACAGCCCTGTGCCCCGCCGGGCCACTGACTGGCGAGGGGTGCCCCCGGAGATCGACGCCGCCTTCCGGGATGCTGATG GCTATGCCTACTTTCTGCGTGGTCGCCTCTATTGGAAGTTCGACCCTGTGAAGGTGAAGGCCTTGGAGGGCTTCCCCCGCCTCGTGGGCCCTGACTTCTTCGGCTGTACCGAGCCTGCCAACACTTTCCGCTAA
- the ZNF70 gene encoding zinc finger protein 70 produces the protein MEVPPAAKFGETFVFGDSLEMQQGLFPEEDLGDPFLQERGLEQMAVIYKEIPLGEQDEEHDDYEGNFSLCSSPVQHQSTPPVNRPQDDDIFSPTFFQKSDLSMCQIIHSGEEPSKHNCEKANRAHSGPNKPHRTAPPAKPYACRECGKAFSQSSHLLRHLVIHTGEKPYECCECGKAFSQSSHLLRHQIIHTGEKPYECRECGKAFRQSSALTQHQKTHTGKRPYECRECGKDFSRSSSLRKHERIHTGEKPYQCKECGKSFNQSSGLSQHRKIHTLKKPHECDLCGKAFCHRSHLIRHQRIHTGKKPYKCEECGKAFSQSSNLIEHRKTHTGEKPYKCHKCGKAFSQSSSLIEHQRIHTGEKPYECGQCGKAFCHSSALIQHQRIHTGKKPYACNECGKAFRHRSALIEHYKTHTREKPYECNKCGKSFRGSSHLIRHQKIHAGEKL, from the coding sequence ATGGAGGTTCCCCCAGCAGCCAAGTTTGGTGAGACCTTTGTGTTTGGGGACAGCTTAGAGATGCAGCAAGGACTCTTCCCAGAGGAGGACCTGGGGGATCCTTTTCTTCAGGAAAGAGGTTTAGAGCAAATGGCTGTTATTTATAAGGAGATCCCTCTCGGGGAACAAGACGAGGAACATGACGATTATGAGGGCAATTTCAGCTTATGCTCAAGCCCTGTTCAGCATCAGAGTACCCCCCCGGTGAACAGACCCCAGGATGATGACATCTTCAGCCCAACCTTCTTCCAGAAATCAGACCTTAGTATGTGTCAGATAATCCACAGTGGAGAGGAACCCAGTAAACACAATTGTGAGAAGGCGAACAGGGCACACTCAGGACCTAACAAGCCTCACAGAACTGCACCACCCGCAAAACCCTATGCATGTcgggaatgtgggaaggccttcagccAGAGCTCACACCTCCTCAGGCACCTGGTGATTCACACCGGGGAGAAGCCCTATGAGTGCTGtgagtgtgggaaggccttcagccAGAGCTCACACCTTCTCAGACATCAGATCATtcacactggggagaagccctaCGAATGCCgggaatgtggaaaagcctttcGCCAGAGCTCAGCCCTCACACAACACCAGAAAACCCACACTGGAAAGAGACCGTACGAGTGTAGGGAATGTGGGAAGGATTTCAGCCGGAGCTCAAGTCTTAGAAAACACGAGAGAATccatacaggagagaaaccttatcagtgtaaggaatgtgggaaatcCTTCAACCAGAGCTCTGGCCTGAGCCAGCATCGGAAAATCCACACGCTCAAGAAACCTCACGAATGCGATCTCTGTGGGAAAGCCTTTTGTCACAGGTCCCACCTCATTCGGCACCAGAGGATTCACACTGGgaagaaaccttacaaatgtgaagagtgtgggaaggccttcagccAGAGCTCCAACCTCATTGAACATCGTAAGACCCACACCGGTGAAAAACCCTACAAATGCCATAAGTGTGGGAAAGCTTTCAGCCAGAGCTCCTCTCTCATTGAGCACCAGCGCatccacactggggagaagccctaTGAGTGTGGCCAGTGTGGGAAGGCTTTCTGCCACAGCTCTGCCCTCATTCAGCACCAGAGAATCCACACTGGAAAGAAACCTTACGCATGCAACGAGTGTGGCAAAGCCTTCCGGCACAGGTCAGCCCTTATTGAGCACTATAAAACCCACACCAGAGAGAAGCCCTACGAGTGTAACAAATGTGGCAAGTCCTTCAGGGGAAGCTCACACCTTATTCGGCATCAGAAAATCCATGCTGGGGAGAAGCTCTAG
- the CHCHD10 gene encoding coiled-coil-helix-coiled-coil-helix domain-containing protein 10, mitochondrial, producing MPRGSRSATARPASRTVHPPAHPPPSAPAPAPASSGQPGLMAQMASTAAGVAVGSAVGHVVGSALTGAFSGGSSEPAQPAAQQAPTRPGPQPLQMGPCSYEIKQFLDCSTTQSDLSLCEGFSEALKQCKYNHGLSSLP from the exons ATGCCCCGGGGGAGCCGAAGCGCGACCGCCCGGCCAGCCAG CCGCACTGTTCACCCGCCCGCGCACCCGCCGCCTTCGGCCCCTGCACCGGCCCCCGCCTCGTCTGGCCAGCCCGGCTTGATGGCGCAGATGGCGTCCACGGCCGCTGGGGTGGCCGTGGGCTCGGCTGTGGGACACGTCGTGGGTAGTGCCCTGACCGGAGCCTTCAGCGGGGGGAGCTCAGAGCCCGCCCAGCCTGCCGCCCAGCAG GCTCCCACCcggcctggcccccagcccctgcagaTGGGGCCCTGCTCCTACGAGATCAAGCAGTTCCTGGACTGCTCCACCACTCAGAGTGACCTGTCCCTATGTGAGGGCTTCAGCGAGGCTTTGAAGCAGTGCAAATACAACCACG GTCTGAGCTCCCTGCCCTGA
- the VPREB3 gene encoding pre-B lymphocyte protein 3 isoform X3 encodes MACWHLALLLTGTLLSGQVAQLSCMLSPSHATIGEYGVSWYQQRAGSAPRYLLYYRSEDDYHRPPDIPDRFSAATDAAHNACILIISPVQPEDDADYYCSVAYTS; translated from the exons ATGGCCTGCTGGCATCTGGCCCTCCTTCTGACTGGGACCCTCCTGTCTG GCCAAGTGGCTCAACTCTCCTGCATGCTCAGCCCCAGCCATGCCACCATCGGGGAGTACGGCGTGTCTTGGTATCAGCAACGGGCAGGCAGTGCCCCCCGATACCTCCTCTACTACCGCTCAGAGGACGACTACCACCGGCCCCCTGACATCCCTGACCGCTTCTCGGCAGCCACAGACGCCGCCCACAATGCCTGCATCCTGATCATCAGCCCCGTGCAGCCCGAGGACGACGCAGATTATTACTGCTCTGTGGCTTACACATCCTAG
- the VPREB3 gene encoding pre-B lymphocyte protein 3 isoform X1, producing MGHHRGTHREAPTLGQQAEVSQPGLPQPDALLVFPGQVAQLSCMLSPSHATIGEYGVSWYQQRAGSAPRYLLYYRSEDDYHRPPDIPDRFSAATDAAHNACILIISPVQPEDDADYYCSVAYTS from the exons ATGGGGCACCACAGAGGGACACATAGGGAAGCACCCACACTGGGTCAGCAGGCAGAAG tctctcagcCAGGCTTACCCCAGCCAGATGCACTGCTGGTCTTTCCAGGCCAAGTGGCTCAACTCTCCTGCATGCTCAGCCCCAGCCATGCCACCATCGGGGAGTACGGCGTGTCTTGGTATCAGCAACGGGCAGGCAGTGCCCCCCGATACCTCCTCTACTACCGCTCAGAGGACGACTACCACCGGCCCCCTGACATCCCTGACCGCTTCTCGGCAGCCACAGACGCCGCCCACAATGCCTGCATCCTGATCATCAGCCCCGTGCAGCCCGAGGACGACGCAGATTATTACTGCTCTGTGGCTTACACATCCTAG
- the C8H22orf15 gene encoding uncharacterized protein C22orf15 homolog isoform X3, whose translation MFIKVMFGAGCWELVNTWCSPMTLGAHLRQRGQVPPDAIIALLAEDGHLVSLDEGLEEGASLAPSMGSPLLQERGTYVLVQIFSKWATEGEGGAPTRYESLLENLDDQYPELAGEPKELPRAILAESGLTKKLHQPEGQGHGVAMRALWGGGPQNVGAEKGIQRQRQG comes from the exons ATGTTTATTAAAGTGATGTTTGGAG CTGGCTGCTGGGAGCTGGTGAACACCTGGTGCAGCCCCATGACCCTCGGAGCCCACTTGAGGCAGAGGGGGCAGGTGCCCCCGGAtg CAATCATTGCCCTCCTGGCTGAGGACGGGCACTTGGTGAGTCTGGATGAAGGACTGGAGGAGGGGGCATCCCTGGCCCCTTCCATGGGCAGCCCCCTGCTGCAGGAGCGTGGAACCTACGTCCTCGTGCAGATCTTCAGTAAGTGGG CCACAGAAGGGGAGGGTGGAGCCCCCACCCGCTATGAGTCCCTCCTGGAGAACCTTGATGACCAGTATCCAGAGCTTGCAGGTGA GCCCAAAGAGCTGCCCAGGGCCATTCTTGCAGAATCTGGACTTACGAAGAAGTTGCATCAGCCAGAGGGGCAAGGTCATGGAGTAGCTATGAGGGCACTATGGGGGGGTGGCCCCCAAAATGTGGGTGCAGAGAAAGGGATCCAGAGGCAGAGACAAGGGTGA
- the VPREB3 gene encoding pre-B lymphocyte protein 3 isoform X2, with the protein MACWHLALLLTGTLLSVSQPGLPQPDALLVFPGQVAQLSCMLSPSHATIGEYGVSWYQQRAGSAPRYLLYYRSEDDYHRPPDIPDRFSAATDAAHNACILIISPVQPEDDADYYCSVAYTS; encoded by the exons ATGGCCTGCTGGCATCTGGCCCTCCTTCTGACTGGGACCCTCCTGTCTG tctctcagcCAGGCTTACCCCAGCCAGATGCACTGCTGGTCTTTCCAGGCCAAGTGGCTCAACTCTCCTGCATGCTCAGCCCCAGCCATGCCACCATCGGGGAGTACGGCGTGTCTTGGTATCAGCAACGGGCAGGCAGTGCCCCCCGATACCTCCTCTACTACCGCTCAGAGGACGACTACCACCGGCCCCCTGACATCCCTGACCGCTTCTCGGCAGCCACAGACGCCGCCCACAATGCCTGCATCCTGATCATCAGCCCCGTGCAGCCCGAGGACGACGCAGATTATTACTGCTCTGTGGCTTACACATCCTAG
- the C8H22orf15 gene encoding uncharacterized protein C22orf15 homolog isoform X1, whose protein sequence is MVRGQGGMLGKRGQGPPGRCQPCLASLSAFPAIIALLAEDGHLVSLDEGLEEGASLAPSMGSPLLQERGTYVLVQIFKGEGGAPTRYESLLENLDDQYPELAEELRHLSGLHPASDGRKRRTSTRRGHQEQGPLSRPRRMGSLPSRTR, encoded by the exons AtggtgagggggcagggagggatgcTGGGGAAGAGGGGCCAAGGGCCCCCCGGCAGATGCCAGCCCTGtcttgcctccctttctgccttccCAGCAATCATTGCCCTCCTGGCTGAGGACGGGCACTTGGTGAGTCTGGATGAAGGACTGGAGGAGGGGGCATCCCTGGCCCCTTCCATGGGCAGCCCCCTGCTGCAGGAGCGTGGAACCTACGTCCTCGTGCAGATCTTCA AAGGGGAGGGTGGAGCCCCCACCCGCTATGAGTCCCTCCTGGAGAACCTTGATGACCAGTATCCAGAGCTTGCAG AGGAGCTTCGCCACCTGTCAGGCCTACACCCTGCAAGTGATGGCCGGAAGAGGCGCACAAGCACTCGGCGTGGGCACCAGGAGCAAGGTCCCCTTTCAAGGCCACGAAGGATGGGCTCCCTGCCATCCAGGACCCGCTAG
- the C8H22orf15 gene encoding uncharacterized protein C22orf15 homolog isoform X2, which yields MFIKVMFGAGCWELVNTWCSPMTLGAHLRQRGQVPPDAIIALLAEDGHLVSLDEGLEEGASLAPSMGSPLLQERGTYVLVQIFKGEGGAPTRYESLLENLDDQYPELAEELRHLSGLHPASDGRKRRTSTRRGHQEQGPLSRPRRMGSLPSRTR from the exons ATGTTTATTAAAGTGATGTTTGGAG CTGGCTGCTGGGAGCTGGTGAACACCTGGTGCAGCCCCATGACCCTCGGAGCCCACTTGAGGCAGAGGGGGCAGGTGCCCCCGGAtg CAATCATTGCCCTCCTGGCTGAGGACGGGCACTTGGTGAGTCTGGATGAAGGACTGGAGGAGGGGGCATCCCTGGCCCCTTCCATGGGCAGCCCCCTGCTGCAGGAGCGTGGAACCTACGTCCTCGTGCAGATCTTCA AAGGGGAGGGTGGAGCCCCCACCCGCTATGAGTCCCTCCTGGAGAACCTTGATGACCAGTATCCAGAGCTTGCAG AGGAGCTTCGCCACCTGTCAGGCCTACACCCTGCAAGTGATGGCCGGAAGAGGCGCACAAGCACTCGGCGTGGGCACCAGGAGCAAGGTCCCCTTTCAAGGCCACGAAGGATGGGCTCCCTGCCATCCAGGACCCGCTAG
- the MMP11 gene encoding stromelysin-3 isoform X2: MQVEPMPGSLRLDAHRRHPLRKGSQPWHEAASGSLAPAPTAQESPQPASSPRPPRCGVPDPPDGLSARNRQKRFVLSGGRWEKTDLTYRILRFPWQLVREQVRQTVAEALQVWSEVTPLTFTEVHEGHADITIDFTRYWHGDNLPFDGPGGILAHAFFPKTHREGDVHFDYDETWTIGNNQGTDLLQVAAHEFGHVLGLQHTTAAKALMSPFYTFRYPLSLSPDDRRGIQHLYGRPRPAPTSKPPAVGPQPGVDTNEIAPLEPEAPPDACEATFDAVSTIRGELFFFKAGFVWRLRGGRLQPGYPALASRHWQGLPSPVDAAFEDAQGHIWFFQGAQYWVYNGEKPVLGPAPISELGLLGSPIQAALAWGPEKNKIYFFGGGDYWRFHLSTGRVDSPVPRRATDWRGVPPEIDAAFRDADGYAYFLRGRLYWKFDPVKVKALEGFPRLVGPDFFGCTEPANTFR, encoded by the exons ATGCAAGTGGAGCCTATGCCGGGATCGCTCCGGCTG GATGCACACCGCCGCCACCCTCTGAGGAAGGGGTCACAGCCCTGGCATGAAGCAGCTTCCGGCAGCCTGGCACCTGCCCCTACTGCCCAGGAGAGTCCCCAGCCTGCCAGCAGCCCCAGACCCCCCCGCTGCGGTGTGCCTGACCCGCCTGATGGGTTGAGCGCCCGCAACCGACAAAAGCGGTTCGTGCTGTCAGGCGGGCGCTGGGAAAAAACGGACCTCACCTACAG gatCCTCCGGTTCCCATGGCAGCTGGTGCGGGAGCAGGTGCGGCAGACGGTAGCAGAGGCCCTGCAGGTGTGGAGCGAGGTGACACCACTCACCTTCACCGAGGTGCATGAGGGCCACGCTGACATCACAATCGACTTCACCAG GTACTGGCATGGGGACAACCTGCCATTTGATGGGCCCGGGGGAATCCTGGCTCATGCCTTTTTCCCTAAGACCCATCGAGAAGGAGATGTCCACTTCGACTACGACGAGACCTGGACTATCGGGAACAACCAGG GCACAGACCTCCTGCAGGTGGCGGCCCATGAATTTGGCCATGTGCTGGGGCTGCAGCACACGACAGCTGCTAAGGCACTTATGTCCCCCTTCTACACCTTCCGCTACCCGCTGAGCCTCAGTCCAGATGACCGCAGGGGCATCCAGCACCTCTACGGGCGACCACGGCCAGCCCCCACCTCCAAGCCCCCAGCTGTTGGCCCCCAGCCCGGGGTGGACACCAACGAGATTGCCCCGCTGGAG CCGGAAGCCCCGCCGGATGCCTGCGAGGCCACCTTTGATGCGGTCTCTACCATCCGTGGCGAGCTCTTCTTCTTCAAGGCGGGCTTCGTGTGGCGGCTGCGTGGGGGCCGGCTGCAGCCTGGCTACCCGGCGCTGGCTTCTCGCCACTGGCAGGGACTGCCCAGCCCTGTGGATGCAGCCTTTGAAGATGCCCAGGGCCACATCTGGTTCTTCCAAG GTGCTCAGTACTGGGTGTACAATGGTGAGAAGCCAGTCCTGGGCCCTGCACCCATCTCTGAGCTGGGCCTGCTGGGGTCCCCCATCCAGGCCGCCTTGGCCTGGGGTCCTGAGAAGAACAAGATCTACTTCTTCGGAGGCGGAGACTACTGGCGCTTCCACCTCAGCACCGGCCGGGTAGACAGCCCTGTGCCCCGCCGGGCCACTGACTGGCGAGGGGTGCCCCCGGAGATCGACGCCGCCTTCCGGGATGCTGATG GCTATGCCTACTTTCTGCGTGGTCGCCTCTATTGGAAGTTCGACCCTGTGAAGGTGAAGGCCTTGGAGGGCTTCCCCCGCCTCGTGGGCCCTGACTTCTTCGGCTGTACCGAGCCTGCCAACACTTTCCGCTAA